One stretch of Pradoshia sp. D12 DNA includes these proteins:
- a CDS encoding M3 family oligoendopeptidase, giving the protein MNYSLTWNLDNIFPNGSESPELLSKLAEIKELLNTYKGAVKAWQAPSDVSGTKEIVSILKQTEVLQKAIYQVSAFLECATAQNVHDTKADQLNGEVYTLISEFETVFTGFTIKLVQINDAVWQEIIEQPEISEIAFYINEQREHGKEQLSEAEEALINALRVDGYVGWSTHYDSLVKMIEIPYTNEDGETVHLSAGQAFNKMHDDPNPEVRAEIFKKWEKAWGEKAPLFADTINHLGGFRLANYKMHGVEDFMKEPLQYNRMKKETLDVMWDVIAKNKQPFVEFLNRKAKLLGKEKLSWVDVDAPIVTTEPMHYTFDEGAKFIIDNFAKFGDELPKFAQEAFEKAWIEAEDRTGKRPGGFCTSFPETNESRIFMTYSGSPSGVATLAHELGHAFHSHVLNDKPFFNTDYAMNVAETASTFAEQICSDASVRAAVSDAEKITLLDNKILNAIAMFMNIHARFIFEKNYYTERKNGLVSVERLNEMMASAQKEAYQNSLSEYHPTFWASKLHFYIAEVPFYNFPYTFGYLFSLGIYHLSLKEGKSFEKKYIALLQDTAAMTTEELAMKHLGVDLTKPDFWQAGVDLAIADVNEFLELTK; this is encoded by the coding sequence ATGAATTACTCTCTAACATGGAATTTGGATAACATATTTCCAAATGGCTCTGAGTCACCTGAATTACTATCAAAATTAGCTGAAATCAAAGAGCTGTTAAATACATACAAAGGGGCAGTAAAAGCTTGGCAGGCTCCTTCAGACGTTAGCGGTACCAAAGAGATTGTTTCTATATTAAAACAAACAGAGGTACTGCAAAAAGCAATCTATCAGGTATCGGCATTTCTTGAATGTGCTACTGCCCAAAATGTCCATGATACAAAGGCGGATCAATTAAATGGAGAAGTATACACATTAATAAGTGAATTCGAAACAGTTTTTACAGGATTTACAATTAAACTTGTCCAAATAAATGATGCTGTCTGGCAAGAAATCATCGAACAACCAGAAATTAGTGAAATAGCTTTCTATATTAATGAGCAAAGGGAACATGGTAAGGAACAATTATCGGAAGCTGAAGAAGCACTCATTAATGCATTGCGCGTAGATGGATATGTCGGGTGGAGTACCCATTACGATTCACTTGTAAAAATGATTGAGATTCCTTATACAAATGAAGATGGCGAGACTGTTCATTTATCAGCTGGCCAAGCTTTTAATAAGATGCACGACGATCCTAATCCAGAAGTCCGAGCGGAAATTTTCAAGAAATGGGAAAAAGCCTGGGGAGAAAAAGCCCCTTTGTTTGCTGACACGATTAATCATTTAGGCGGCTTCCGTTTGGCTAATTATAAAATGCATGGTGTTGAAGATTTTATGAAAGAGCCATTGCAGTATAACCGAATGAAGAAAGAAACATTGGATGTAATGTGGGATGTCATTGCAAAAAATAAGCAGCCTTTTGTAGAGTTTCTTAACCGTAAGGCAAAGCTTTTAGGTAAAGAGAAATTGAGCTGGGTAGATGTTGATGCACCGATCGTAACAACGGAACCGATGCATTACACATTTGATGAGGGAGCAAAGTTTATCATCGATAATTTTGCGAAATTCGGTGATGAATTGCCTAAATTTGCCCAGGAAGCATTTGAAAAGGCGTGGATTGAAGCAGAGGATCGTACTGGCAAGCGTCCTGGAGGATTCTGTACTAGCTTTCCTGAAACAAATGAATCACGTATCTTTATGACCTATTCAGGCTCACCAAGCGGTGTAGCAACGCTTGCTCATGAACTAGGTCATGCTTTCCACAGCCATGTATTAAATGATAAGCCATTCTTTAATACAGATTACGCGATGAATGTCGCTGAAACAGCATCTACATTTGCTGAACAAATTTGCTCTGATGCCAGTGTCCGTGCTGCTGTATCGGATGCAGAAAAAATCACATTGCTCGATAACAAAATACTAAATGCAATTGCTATGTTCATGAACATTCATGCCCGTTTTATTTTTGAAAAAAATTATTATACAGAACGCAAAAATGGATTGGTTTCCGTTGAGCGCTTGAACGAAATGATGGCATCTGCACAAAAAGAGGCATATCAAAATTCTCTGAGTGAATATCATCCAACCTTCTGGGCAAGTAAATTGCATTTCTATATTGCAGAAGTGCCATTTTATAATTTCCCGTACACGTTTGGATATTTGTTTAGCTTAGGGATTTATCACTTATCTTTAAAAGAAGGTAAGTCATTTGAAAAGAAATATATTGCATTATTGCAGGATACAGCTGCTATGACAACAGAGGAGCTTGCGATGAAACATTTAGGTGTAGACCTAACGAAACCAGATTTCTGGCAGGCTGGTGTGGATCTTGCAATTGCTGATGTAAATGAATTCCTTGAATTAACGAAATAA